AGTCCACGGTGCGGGTCCGCAGCAGCCGGATCGGCAAGGTCTACATGCTCGGCCAGAGCGATCACTGCATGCATCACGCGCTGCCGCACATCCCGTTCCACCGCTACCACAAGCTGTGGGAGCTGTCGGACTCCGTGCTGAGGACCGTCGGCATCCCGGAGCGCGGCCTGTTCCGCGGCCCGGGTCCCATCGAGGCGCCGCGGGCGGCCTATGACAACCGCCTGCCGGCACAGGTTCTGGAGGCCCGGCCGGTCGGCGGAGCCGGAACCGTCTCGTTCCTGCTCGGTCCGGTCGACGGCGACCTGCCGGACTTCACCCCGGGCTCGCACGTCGACGTGCACCTGCCCAGCGGCCGGATCCGGCAGTACTCGCTGTGCAACGCCTCGGGCGATGGCACCTACCGCATCGCGGTCAAGCCCGAACCGAACGGCCGCGGTGGGTCGATCGAGGTCCACGAGACCCTGCAGCCGGGCACGATCGTGACGATCAGCGAACCGCGGAACAACTTCGAGATGGTGGGCGCCCAGCGGTACGTGCTGGTGGCCGGCGGCATCGGCATCACCCCGTTGCTGTCGATGGCCCACCGGTTGTGGGCACAGCAGATCCCGTTCGTGCTGCACGTGTGCGGGCAGGACGCCGACTCGCTGCCGTTCGTCGCGGAGTTGGCGCAGACCCCGTTCGCCGACGCAGTGCGCGTCCACCTGGACGCTACGCCGGGCCGCAGTTCGCTCGACCCCGAGAAGGACTTCGGCGACTGGACGCCGGGCAGCGCCCTGTACGTCTGCGGGCCGGCCGGGTTCATGGACTGGGTGACCGGGCGGGCCCTCGACCAAGCCTGGCCGTTGGACGCCGTGCACCGGGAGTCGTTCGCCGCGCCGGTGCTGGACCATACCGACACCCGTCCGTTCGACCTGGTGCTGGCCCGTCGCGGCCTCACGTTGCGGGTGCCGGCCAACCGGCAGATCCTCGACGTGCTGGCGGCCAACGAGATC
The sequence above is a segment of the Sporichthyaceae bacterium genome. Coding sequences within it:
- a CDS encoding fatty acid desaturase, with the translated sequence MTITANPSVRQVLSRVVQDPRYPAIARKPLFSAPHIALTAICYATFAGATWAYLDGDIPFVVMLLLNQFAIFASFSPQHDAVHGAVSRNERVNNLIGTVSIQLLVPGLCTTVYRILHMEHHRWVGDPDRDPDDLFVKAPKPILPLVLIGPVEIWAAWYIRKLWHRRPVRERAMFVASVATYVGVQAAMLISPWRVDFLLVWLVPQKLGLLVLVYLFAHIQHPEGSNWQEAPFQSTVRVRSSRIGKVYMLGQSDHCMHHALPHIPFHRYHKLWELSDSVLRTVGIPERGLFRGPGPIEAPRAAYDNRLPAQVLEARPVGGAGTVSFLLGPVDGDLPDFTPGSHVDVHLPSGRIRQYSLCNASGDGTYRIAVKPEPNGRGGSIEVHETLQPGTIVTISEPRNNFEMVGAQRYVLVAGGIGITPLLSMAHRLWAQQIPFVLHVCGQDADSLPFVAELAQTPFADAVRVHLDATPGRSSLDPEKDFGDWTPGSALYVCGPAGFMDWVTGRALDQAWPLDAVHRESFAAPVLDHTDTRPFDLVLARRGLTLRVPANRQILDVLAANEILVPFSCSQGVCGTCITPVLDGEIEHRDAVLPAETRAANSCMALCVSRAKGERIIIDL